Proteins encoded within one genomic window of Pectobacterium araliae:
- the uca gene encoding urea carboxylase: MFKTVLIANRGEIACRAIRTLKRLGMTSVAIYSDADKNAQHVKDADIAVSIGGKKASDSYLCIDKVLAAAQQTGAEAVWPGYGFLSESLPFAAACEKAGIAFVGPTAQQIGEFGLKHRARELAAAAGVPMTPGTPLLASLEDALAAAEDIGYPVMLKSTAGGGGIGLTRCADAIALQAAWESVRRLGEQFFSDAGVFLERCIDRARHVEVQIFGDGKGRVVALGERDCSLQRRNQKVVEETPAPHLPDATREALLASAVKLGEQVNYRSAGTVEFIYDAERDAFFFLEVNTRLQVEHPVTECVTGLDLVECMLRVAADEPLDWALLAQIPRGAAIEVRIYAEDPLKNFQPSPGVLTDVVFPDDVRVDGWVSTGTEVSAYYDPMIAKLIVHAETRELALEKMQQALSATRLHGIATNLDYLRQIITTDAFRRGTVWTRMLDNFTPSASVIEVIQPGTWSSVQDYPGRLGYWDIGVPPSGPMDDFAFRLANRIVGNDEAAAGLEFTLQGPTLRFHHSAVIALTGADCPATLDGDIVPYWQPVTVTAGQTLTLGRAQSGCRTYLAVRNGIDVPQYLGSRSTFALGEFGGHAGRTLRVADMLAISQPELPACTTPAPVSDPQAVDAALIPQYGNDWRIGVLYGPHGAPDFFTHAAIDEFFAAEWQVHYNSNRLGVRLVGPKPSWTRANGGEAGLHPSNVHDCEYAIGAVNFTGDFPVILTRDGPSLGGFVCPVTIAKAELWKVGQVKPGDRIRFHPISADEALALEQAQSGRVASLGVTHAPAFDVPSLATTEYGSATVLAAVQATATTPAAVYRQAGDNYILIEYGENVLDLALRLRIHLLMAAIRASETAGIEELSPGVRSLQVRYDSRIIRQRALLDVLLHLESQLGDVSRMTVPSRIVHLPMAFEDSATLGAVERYRETVRANAPWLPNNVDFIQRINGLASRDEVRDIIFDASYLILGLGDVYLGAPCAVPVDPRHRLLSSKYNPARTFTAEGTVGIGGMYMCIYGMDSPGGYQLVGRTLPIWNTFLKNDQFIADEPWLLRFFDQVRFYPVSEAELTTLREDFREGRAAIHIEETEFDFAEHTRFLTEQAEDIAAFRQRQASAFETEVALWQQEEDTTPLDNTPPVSVENDDGAFQVSADMNGNIWKILVNVGDVIEAGQPLIIVEAMKMELMITAPQSGRVKRIGCQPGRPVSPGDALLWLE; the protein is encoded by the coding sequence GTTATGGTTTTTTATCTGAAAGCCTGCCGTTTGCCGCCGCGTGTGAAAAAGCTGGTATTGCGTTTGTCGGGCCAACGGCACAGCAAATTGGTGAATTTGGCCTGAAGCACCGAGCACGTGAATTGGCGGCGGCGGCGGGTGTGCCGATGACGCCGGGAACGCCGCTGTTGGCCTCGCTGGAGGACGCGTTAGCCGCGGCAGAAGACATCGGCTATCCGGTGATGCTGAAAAGTACCGCCGGAGGCGGGGGTATTGGCCTGACGCGCTGCGCCGATGCCATCGCGCTGCAAGCCGCGTGGGAGAGCGTGCGTCGGTTAGGCGAGCAGTTCTTCAGCGATGCCGGCGTGTTTCTCGAACGCTGCATCGATCGGGCGCGCCATGTAGAAGTACAGATTTTTGGCGATGGAAAAGGCCGCGTGGTGGCGCTAGGCGAACGTGATTGCTCATTGCAGCGGCGTAATCAGAAAGTGGTGGAAGAAACGCCCGCGCCGCATTTGCCAGATGCTACGCGCGAGGCGCTGTTGGCTTCGGCGGTAAAGCTTGGCGAGCAGGTCAACTACCGCAGCGCGGGAACGGTGGAATTTATCTATGACGCCGAGCGTGATGCGTTCTTTTTCCTCGAAGTGAATACCCGTTTGCAGGTTGAACATCCGGTGACGGAGTGTGTTACCGGGCTGGATTTGGTCGAATGCATGCTGCGCGTTGCAGCGGATGAACCGCTGGACTGGGCACTGCTTGCTCAAATACCGCGTGGCGCGGCGATTGAAGTGCGCATTTATGCAGAAGATCCACTGAAAAATTTCCAGCCCAGCCCCGGTGTGCTGACCGATGTGGTCTTTCCCGACGACGTGCGGGTCGATGGCTGGGTGAGCACCGGCACTGAGGTGTCGGCGTATTACGATCCGATGATCGCCAAGCTGATTGTCCACGCAGAAACCCGTGAACTGGCGCTGGAGAAGATGCAACAGGCGTTGAGTGCCACGCGTTTGCACGGTATTGCCACCAATCTGGATTACCTGCGTCAGATCATCACCACCGATGCGTTTCGTCGCGGAACGGTATGGACGCGAATGCTCGATAACTTTACACCGTCTGCATCAGTGATTGAAGTCATCCAACCCGGCACCTGGAGCAGCGTGCAGGACTATCCCGGTCGCCTCGGCTATTGGGATATCGGTGTGCCGCCCTCCGGTCCGATGGACGATTTCGCGTTCCGGCTGGCGAACCGCATTGTCGGTAACGATGAGGCTGCGGCAGGGTTGGAATTTACGCTGCAAGGGCCAACGCTGCGTTTCCACCATTCTGCGGTGATTGCGCTGACGGGGGCAGATTGCCCGGCGACGCTGGATGGCGACATCGTGCCATATTGGCAACCCGTTACGGTCACAGCCGGACAAACGCTGACGTTGGGGCGCGCGCAGTCCGGCTGCCGCACCTATCTGGCGGTACGCAACGGCATTGATGTTCCGCAATATCTCGGCAGCCGCTCGACTTTCGCACTCGGGGAGTTTGGCGGTCATGCCGGAAGAACCCTACGCGTGGCGGATATGCTGGCGATTTCTCAACCCGAATTGCCTGCCTGCACCACGCCCGCCCCAGTGAGTGACCCGCAGGCCGTGGATGCCGCGCTGATTCCGCAGTATGGCAACGACTGGCGCATTGGCGTGCTCTACGGTCCGCACGGTGCACCGGATTTCTTTACCCACGCGGCGATCGACGAATTTTTCGCGGCAGAATGGCAGGTGCATTACAACTCGAACCGATTGGGCGTTCGTCTGGTGGGGCCAAAACCAAGCTGGACGCGAGCGAACGGTGGCGAGGCTGGTTTACATCCTTCCAACGTCCACGACTGTGAATACGCGATTGGTGCGGTGAATTTCACTGGCGATTTTCCGGTAATCCTCACGCGAGACGGGCCGAGTCTGGGGGGATTTGTTTGCCCGGTCACGATTGCCAAAGCGGAACTGTGGAAAGTCGGCCAGGTGAAACCGGGCGATCGTATTCGTTTTCATCCTATCAGCGCAGATGAAGCGTTGGCGCTGGAACAGGCGCAGTCTGGCCGCGTAGCCTCGCTTGGCGTAACCCACGCACCGGCGTTTGACGTTCCCTCGCTGGCGACGACGGAATACGGTTCTGCAACGGTACTGGCTGCGGTGCAGGCCACGGCGACCACGCCAGCCGCCGTTTACCGTCAGGCAGGCGATAACTACATTCTGATCGAGTACGGCGAGAACGTGTTGGATCTGGCGCTGCGGCTGCGTATTCATCTGCTCATGGCCGCGATTCGTGCTTCTGAGACGGCGGGAATCGAGGAGCTGTCACCTGGCGTGCGTTCGCTACAGGTGCGTTATGACAGCCGGATTATCCGCCAGCGTGCGCTGCTGGATGTGCTACTACATTTGGAAAGCCAGCTTGGCGATGTCAGCCGGATGACCGTGCCGTCGCGTATTGTCCATTTGCCGATGGCGTTTGAAGACAGCGCGACGCTCGGTGCGGTTGAGCGCTACCGTGAAACCGTGCGCGCCAACGCACCCTGGTTGCCGAATAACGTCGATTTCATTCAGCGCATTAATGGCTTAGCGAGCCGCGATGAGGTGCGCGACATCATTTTCGATGCCAGCTACCTGATTCTGGGGCTGGGTGACGTTTATCTCGGCGCGCCTTGTGCGGTGCCAGTTGATCCACGCCATCGTCTGCTCAGTTCCAAATACAACCCCGCGCGCACTTTCACCGCCGAAGGTACGGTCGGTATCGGCGGTATGTACATGTGCATCTATGGCATGGATTCGCCGGGCGGCTATCAACTGGTGGGTCGCACGCTGCCGATCTGGAACACGTTCCTCAAAAACGATCAGTTCATCGCCGATGAACCGTGGCTGCTGCGCTTCTTTGATCAGGTGCGGTTTTATCCGGTTAGCGAAGCCGAATTGACGACGCTGCGTGAGGATTTCCGCGAAGGACGAGCGGCGATCCACATCGAAGAAACCGAGTTTGATTTCGCTGAACACACCCGTTTTCTGACGGAACAGGCTGAAGACATCGCGGCGTTTCGCCAGCGTCAAGCCTCTGCATTTGAAACCGAAGTGGCGCTGTGGCAGCAGGAAGAGGACACCACTCCGCTGGATAACACGCCACCCGTATCCGTAGAAAACGACGATGGTGCGTTTCAGGTCAGTGCGGATATGAACGGCAATATCTGGAAAATACTGGTGAATGTCGGCGATGTCATTGAAGCCGGACAGCCGCTGATTATCGTTGAAGCCATGAAGATGGAACTGATGATAACCGCGCCGCAGTCTGGCCGAGTGAAGCGCATCGGCTGCCAGCCAGGGCGACCAGTCAGTCCCGGCGATGCCTTGCTATGGCTGGAATAA